One genomic segment of Sminthopsis crassicaudata isolate SCR6 chromosome 2, ASM4859323v1, whole genome shotgun sequence includes these proteins:
- the LMAN2 gene encoding vesicular integral-membrane protein VIP36 isoform X2 encodes MAAGVAAKLGTVRGCLWGCCSSRMGKSQSPFPPVLLLLLLLLVALAPQPAASDITNGNNEHLKREHSLIKPYQGVGSSSMPLWDFQGSTMLTSQYIRLTPDEPSKEGSIWNHQPCFLKDWEMHVHFKVHGLGKKSLHGDGFALWYTRDRLMPGPVFGSKDNFHGLAIFLDTYPNDEATERVFPYISVMVNNGSLTYDHSKDGRWTELAGCTADFRNQNHDTFLAVRYSRGRLTVMTDVEDKNEWKNCIDISGVQLPTGYYFGASAGTGDLSDNHDIISMKLFQLMVEHTPEEDNIDWTKIEPSVSFLKSPKDNVDDPTGNFRSGPLTGWKVFLLLLCALLGIIVCAVVGAVVFQKRQERNKRFY; translated from the exons ATGGCGGCTGGGGTTGCAGCCAAGCTCGGTACAGTTCGGGGCTGTCTCTGGGGATGCTGTAGCTCGCGAATGGGGAAAAGCCAGAGCCCTTTCCCTCCCGTTCTCCTGTTGCTGCTGCTTTTATTGGTCGCACTCGCTCCCCAGCCCGCGGCTTCCGACATCACCAACGGCAACAATGAGCACCTAAAGCGCGAGCACTCGCTAATTAAACCCTACCAGG GGGTTGGCTCGAGCTCCATGCCCCTCTGGGACTTCCAGGGCAGCACCATGCTTACCAGCCAGTACATCCGCCTGACCCCTGACGAGCCCAGCAAAGAAGGTTCCATCTGGAACCACCAG CCCTGCTTCCTCAAGGATTGGGAGATGCACGTCCATTTCAAAGTCCATGGCCTTGGGAAGAAGAGCCTCCATGGAGATGGCTTTGCTTTGTGGTACACCAGGGACCGTCTTATGCCAG GTCCTGTGTTTGGAAGCAAGGACAATTTCCATGGATTGGCCATCTTCCTGGATACATACCCCAATGATGAAGCTACTGAG cGTGTATTTCCATATATATCAGTGATGGTGAACAATGGCTCCCTGACATATGATCATAGCAAGGATGGCAGATGGACAGAACTGGCAGGTTGCACAGCTGACTTCCGCAACCAAAATCATGATACCTTTCTGGCTGTGCGCTACTCTAGAGGTCGCCTGACG GTGATGACAGATGTAGAAGATAAGAATGAGTGGAAGAACTGTATCGACATTTCTGGGGTGCAGTTACCTACTGGCTACTACTTTGGGGCCTCAGCTGGCACGGGTGACCTGTCTG ACAATCACGATATCATCTCAATGAAGTTATTCCAGTTGATGGTGGAACACACTCCAGAAGAGGATAACATTGACTGGACTAAGATTGAGCCCAGTGTCAGCTTTCTGAAGTCTCCCAAAG ACAATGTGGACGATCCCACAGGAAACTTCCGCAGTGGTCCTCTAACAGGTTGGAAGGTGTTCCTGCTGCTGCTCTGTGCCCTATTGGGCATTATCGTATGTGCTGTGGTGGGAGCTGTGGTGTTTCAGAAGCGACAGGAGAGGAACAAGCGTTTCTACTGA
- the LMAN2 gene encoding vesicular integral-membrane protein VIP36 isoform X1, whose translation MAAGVAAKLGTVRGCLWGCCSSRMGKSQSPFPPVLLLLLLLLVALAPQPAASDITNGNNEHLKREHSLIKPYQGVGSSSMPLWDFQGSTMLTSQYIRLTPDEPSKEGSIWNHQVNFTTRLIVATLTNFVLHQPCFLKDWEMHVHFKVHGLGKKSLHGDGFALWYTRDRLMPGPVFGSKDNFHGLAIFLDTYPNDEATERVFPYISVMVNNGSLTYDHSKDGRWTELAGCTADFRNQNHDTFLAVRYSRGRLTVMTDVEDKNEWKNCIDISGVQLPTGYYFGASAGTGDLSDNHDIISMKLFQLMVEHTPEEDNIDWTKIEPSVSFLKSPKDNVDDPTGNFRSGPLTGWKVFLLLLCALLGIIVCAVVGAVVFQKRQERNKRFY comes from the exons ATGGCGGCTGGGGTTGCAGCCAAGCTCGGTACAGTTCGGGGCTGTCTCTGGGGATGCTGTAGCTCGCGAATGGGGAAAAGCCAGAGCCCTTTCCCTCCCGTTCTCCTGTTGCTGCTGCTTTTATTGGTCGCACTCGCTCCCCAGCCCGCGGCTTCCGACATCACCAACGGCAACAATGAGCACCTAAAGCGCGAGCACTCGCTAATTAAACCCTACCAGG GGGTTGGCTCGAGCTCCATGCCCCTCTGGGACTTCCAGGGCAGCACCATGCTTACCAGCCAGTACATCCGCCTGACCCCTGACGAGCCCAGCAAAGAAGGTTCCATCTGGAACCACCAGGTAAATTTCACTACCAGGCT CATTGTGGCGACACTGACAAACTTTGTTCTCCACCAGCCCTGCTTCCTCAAGGATTGGGAGATGCACGTCCATTTCAAAGTCCATGGCCTTGGGAAGAAGAGCCTCCATGGAGATGGCTTTGCTTTGTGGTACACCAGGGACCGTCTTATGCCAG GTCCTGTGTTTGGAAGCAAGGACAATTTCCATGGATTGGCCATCTTCCTGGATACATACCCCAATGATGAAGCTACTGAG cGTGTATTTCCATATATATCAGTGATGGTGAACAATGGCTCCCTGACATATGATCATAGCAAGGATGGCAGATGGACAGAACTGGCAGGTTGCACAGCTGACTTCCGCAACCAAAATCATGATACCTTTCTGGCTGTGCGCTACTCTAGAGGTCGCCTGACG GTGATGACAGATGTAGAAGATAAGAATGAGTGGAAGAACTGTATCGACATTTCTGGGGTGCAGTTACCTACTGGCTACTACTTTGGGGCCTCAGCTGGCACGGGTGACCTGTCTG ACAATCACGATATCATCTCAATGAAGTTATTCCAGTTGATGGTGGAACACACTCCAGAAGAGGATAACATTGACTGGACTAAGATTGAGCCCAGTGTCAGCTTTCTGAAGTCTCCCAAAG ACAATGTGGACGATCCCACAGGAAACTTCCGCAGTGGTCCTCTAACAGGTTGGAAGGTGTTCCTGCTGCTGCTCTGTGCCCTATTGGGCATTATCGTATGTGCTGTGGTGGGAGCTGTGGTGTTTCAGAAGCGACAGGAGAGGAACAAGCGTTTCTACTGA
- the TMED9 gene encoding transmembrane emp24 domain-containing protein 9 isoform X2, whose product MAAERGALGVKTGVWVGVRCGSLRGPTLLFPLLLLLGLAARGSALYFHIGETEKKCFIEEIPDETMVIGNYRTQLYDKQREEYQPATPGLGMFVEVKDPDDKVILSRQYGSEGRFTFTSHTPGEHQICLHSNSTKFSLFAGGMLRVHLDIQVGEHANDYAEIAAKDKLSELQLRVRQLVEQVEQIQKEQNYQRVRGSTGA is encoded by the exons ATGGCGGCGGAGCGGGGCGCGCTTGGGGTTAAGACCGGGGTCTGGGTCGGAGTAAGATGCGGAAGTCTGCGCGGACCGACCCTCTTGTTCCCGCTATTGCTCCTGCTCGGCTTGGCGGCCCGCGGCTCTGCTCTTTACTTCCACATCGGGGAGACGGAGAAGAAGTGCTTCATCGAGGAGATCCCGGACGAGACCATGGTCATAG GGAACTACCGGACCCAGCTGTATGACAAGCAGCGGGAGGAGTACCAGCCTGCGACCCCCGGCCTGGGCATGTTCGTGGAAGTTAAAGACCCGGATGACAAG GTTATTCTTTCCAGGCAGTACGGCTCTGAGGGCAGATTCACCTTCACGTCACACACGCCCGGGGAGCACCAGATCTGCCTCCACTCCAACTCTACCAAGTTCTCCCTCTTTGCGGGGGGCATGCTG AGAGTTCACCTGGACATTCAGGTAGGCGAACATGCCAATGACTATGCAGAGATCGCTGCCAAAGACAAGCTGAGTGAGCTGCAGCTTCGAGTTCGGCAGCTAGTGGAGCAAGTAGAACAGATCCAGAAGGAGCAGAATTACCAGAGGGTGAGAGGATCAACAGGGG CTTAa
- the TMED9 gene encoding transmembrane emp24 domain-containing protein 9 isoform X1, with the protein MAAERGALGVKTGVWVGVRCGSLRGPTLLFPLLLLLGLAARGSALYFHIGETEKKCFIEEIPDETMVIGNYRTQLYDKQREEYQPATPGLGMFVEVKDPDDKVILSRQYGSEGRFTFTSHTPGEHQICLHSNSTKFSLFAGGMLRVHLDIQVGEHANDYAEIAAKDKLSELQLRVRQLVEQVEQIQKEQNYQRWREERFRQTSESTNQRVLWWSIVQTLILVAIGVWQMRHLKSFFEAKKLV; encoded by the exons ATGGCGGCGGAGCGGGGCGCGCTTGGGGTTAAGACCGGGGTCTGGGTCGGAGTAAGATGCGGAAGTCTGCGCGGACCGACCCTCTTGTTCCCGCTATTGCTCCTGCTCGGCTTGGCGGCCCGCGGCTCTGCTCTTTACTTCCACATCGGGGAGACGGAGAAGAAGTGCTTCATCGAGGAGATCCCGGACGAGACCATGGTCATAG GGAACTACCGGACCCAGCTGTATGACAAGCAGCGGGAGGAGTACCAGCCTGCGACCCCCGGCCTGGGCATGTTCGTGGAAGTTAAAGACCCGGATGACAAG GTTATTCTTTCCAGGCAGTACGGCTCTGAGGGCAGATTCACCTTCACGTCACACACGCCCGGGGAGCACCAGATCTGCCTCCACTCCAACTCTACCAAGTTCTCCCTCTTTGCGGGGGGCATGCTG AGAGTTCACCTGGACATTCAGGTAGGCGAACATGCCAATGACTATGCAGAGATCGCTGCCAAAGACAAGCTGAGTGAGCTGCAGCTTCGAGTTCGGCAGCTAGTGGAGCAAGTAGAACAGATCCAGAAGGAGCAGAATTACCAGAGG TGGCGGGAAGAACGGTTTCGCCAGACCAGTGAAAGCACTAATCAACGAGTTCTGTGGTGGTCCATTGTCCAGACCCTCATCCTTGTGGCCATTGGTGTTTGGCAGATGAGGCACCTCAAGAGTTTCTTTGAAGCCAAGAAGCTGGTGTGA